In one window of Thermoplasmata archaeon DNA:
- a CDS encoding glycosyltransferase family 39 protein — protein METLVDATFVRLRTGLAAASRGVRHALIAEQNWPVLLLFIADLSFRLPLALSIALEGDSAAHALLAQHIVATGRLADQIPYYVTDPGKGWPISYPQFFFVLLAGGYVLGGEAGLKAISPLLGSLAVVCMFFFAKRLYGVKVATLAAIVLIGERHLFIVTVETLMESAVALFTLVTFFEFHYYIEKRRRRDLVGAIAGLALLLSTKQQAYVAILALLLSAPLLAAFLGRSRGPKRTEWTFPFRAVLATVLGGLLIASPWIILEIQTAGTIDYPPGYPITQVLLKPKWTVDPSSMEVLNSIRVVFSVPPEQAVGFVVYLQFYTAPAPFLYVIAVATAVGYVAIALDRTRRTLAILLFSNQSLYAFLLWYLSLPWRYLVTVAVFSALPAGVGALRIVELAAKGARQSRVRRIRALESRRVVTLTVVLAIVIVPTAANMEANREIALVANQSTTGGTFWGRMEFVMEAGGWLEKNTNDSALILGDRWPEVAYYSHRRAISLNELGGHDLPLIYSSWDPEEAKAILEFYGITHVWISQLQIDRSLYEWIPRHGLLDYVDYSPLFLKVYQNPLITIYQVVSNATFPANLPRQLYANRFGDFDDVYATSAVSVDRADRWLLVNGLGVGLRPGRAGRMEVWIDPVRTQEAFGRLDGNGSLFLFYRDNFTGTVDVKVLWVATGVYIRAGSFQGNGTGNLAVAQVRLPYLEAYIRPLSRWNAITFWFNQTASNVFVTGAAFVVGDVTASEVQWITAHPLGAYR, from the coding sequence ATGGAAACCCTCGTAGACGCGACCTTCGTGCGCCTGCGAACCGGACTCGCGGCCGCATCACGGGGCGTTCGACACGCCCTGATTGCGGAGCAGAACTGGCCGGTCCTCCTCCTGTTCATCGCGGACCTCTCCTTCCGCCTGCCGTTGGCCCTATCGATCGCTCTGGAGGGCGACTCGGCTGCGCACGCGCTCCTCGCCCAACACATCGTCGCGACGGGACGGCTGGCCGATCAGATTCCGTACTACGTGACGGATCCCGGAAAAGGGTGGCCGATATCATACCCTCAGTTCTTCTTCGTCCTGCTCGCGGGCGGCTATGTCCTCGGCGGTGAGGCCGGCCTGAAAGCAATTTCCCCGTTGCTGGGGAGCCTCGCCGTCGTCTGCATGTTCTTCTTTGCCAAACGACTCTACGGGGTCAAGGTCGCGACCCTCGCCGCGATCGTCCTCATCGGCGAACGGCACCTTTTCATCGTTACGGTCGAGACTCTCATGGAGTCCGCCGTTGCACTGTTCACCCTTGTCACGTTCTTCGAGTTCCATTACTACATTGAGAAGCGGAGACGACGGGACCTCGTCGGGGCGATCGCCGGGCTCGCACTCCTCCTCTCCACGAAGCAACAAGCGTACGTTGCGATCCTCGCGTTGTTGCTGTCCGCCCCGTTGTTGGCGGCGTTCCTCGGGCGGTCGCGCGGCCCGAAACGCACCGAATGGACCTTCCCATTCCGGGCGGTGCTCGCGACCGTCCTGGGCGGGCTACTCATCGCCTCGCCATGGATCATTCTCGAAATCCAGACCGCGGGCACAATCGACTATCCGCCCGGCTACCCAATCACCCAGGTGCTCCTGAAGCCGAAGTGGACGGTCGACCCGAGCTCCATGGAGGTGCTCAATTCCATCCGTGTCGTCTTCTCCGTCCCTCCCGAACAGGCTGTCGGCTTCGTGGTATACCTTCAGTTCTACACGGCGCCGGCACCGTTCCTCTACGTCATTGCGGTCGCGACCGCCGTGGGATATGTTGCGATCGCGCTCGACCGAACGAGGAGGACGCTGGCGATCCTGTTGTTCTCCAACCAATCGTTGTACGCATTCCTGCTTTGGTACCTGTCTCTCCCTTGGCGCTATCTCGTCACCGTCGCAGTCTTCTCGGCATTGCCTGCGGGCGTCGGCGCCCTTCGGATCGTCGAGTTGGCTGCCAAGGGCGCCCGTCAGAGCCGGGTCAGGCGAATCCGCGCCTTGGAATCCCGCCGGGTCGTGACCCTGACGGTCGTCCTGGCGATCGTCATCGTGCCGACCGCGGCGAATATGGAGGCGAACCGAGAGATCGCCCTCGTCGCGAATCAGTCGACGACGGGCGGGACCTTCTGGGGGAGGATGGAGTTCGTCATGGAGGCCGGGGGATGGCTGGAAAAGAACACGAACGACTCCGCCCTCATCTTGGGCGATCGATGGCCGGAAGTCGCGTATTATTCGCATCGACGGGCCATCTCCTTGAATGAGCTGGGAGGACACGACCTGCCTCTCATCTATTCGTCCTGGGACCCGGAGGAAGCGAAGGCGATCTTGGAGTTCTACGGCATCACCCACGTCTGGATCAGCCAATTGCAGATCGATCGAAGCCTGTACGAGTGGATTCCTCGCCACGGGCTCCTCGACTACGTCGACTACTCTCCCCTTTTCCTGAAGGTGTACCAGAACCCGCTGATCACCATTTATCAGGTGGTGTCCAACGCGACCTTCCCTGCGAACTTGCCTCGGCAATTGTACGCGAACCGATTCGGGGACTTCGACGATGTCTACGCCACGAGCGCCGTCTCGGTCGATCGGGCGGATCGATGGCTTCTCGTCAACGGCCTCGGGGTCGGCCTCCGCCCGGGCCGGGCGGGGCGCATGGAGGTGTGGATCGATCCCGTCCGCACGCAGGAAGCGTTCGGCCGGCTCGACGGGAACGGCTCCCTGTTCCTCTTCTATCGGGACAACTTCACCGGGACCGTGGACGTCAAGGTCCTCTGGGTTGCGACCGGGGTCTACATCCGGGCAGGCAGCTTCCAGGGGAACGGGACCGGGAACTTGGCCGTCGCCCAGGTTCGCCTGCCCTACCTCGAGGCGTACATACGCCCCCTGAGTCGATGGAACGCCATCACCTTCTGGTTCAACCAGACGGCATCCAACGTATTCGTCACCGGCGCGGCGTTCGTCGTCGGAGACGTGACCGCTTCCGAGGTCCAATGGATCACCGCCCATCCCTTGGGCGCGTACCGATAG
- a CDS encoding glycosyltransferase family 2 protein, with protein sequence MALVREILETPRPGFESIRTLVVMIPAFREAATIGDVVRKVPRRIPGIDVVKVLVIDDGSDDSTDLAAMNAGADHVLHHGENVGLGVAFRDGLEFALAWGADVIVNIDADDQYDAAEIPRLVEPVVEGRADVVLGDRSVEHLDHVPYLKRLGNKIATRAIRKATRLPIVDGQTGFRALSRDAGLRMNLQESYTFTHEMLFQVAAHNLRLQNVPVSFRRRNGSSRLIPTLWTYFRNASAALFRGYAAYRPLRLFGTVSLFFLALAVPLGAWLFLFGPSPNRPDTASLFGEAALIALLVLSAQAALTGVLAESHRTDRRTQAQILYRLRKAVLDREANRPVAWTLAGDPTVRAGPSPTDPGLERP encoded by the coding sequence TTGGCGCTCGTCCGTGAAATCCTCGAGACCCCCCGACCGGGATTCGAATCCATCCGCACGCTGGTCGTCATGATCCCCGCGTTCCGGGAGGCGGCGACGATCGGAGACGTCGTCCGAAAGGTCCCGCGCCGGATCCCCGGCATCGATGTCGTGAAGGTGCTCGTCATCGACGATGGGTCGGACGACAGCACGGACCTCGCGGCGATGAACGCCGGGGCCGACCACGTCCTCCACCACGGCGAGAACGTCGGCCTGGGGGTCGCGTTCCGCGATGGCCTCGAGTTCGCGCTCGCCTGGGGGGCCGATGTCATCGTGAACATCGACGCCGACGATCAATACGACGCCGCGGAAATCCCGAGGCTCGTCGAGCCGGTCGTGGAGGGCCGCGCGGATGTGGTCTTGGGGGACCGCAGCGTGGAGCACCTCGATCATGTCCCGTACCTCAAGCGGCTGGGGAACAAGATCGCCACGCGGGCGATCCGCAAGGCGACCCGCCTACCGATCGTCGATGGCCAAACGGGCTTCCGGGCCTTGAGCCGGGACGCCGGTTTGCGGATGAATCTCCAGGAGTCGTACACCTTCACCCACGAGATGCTCTTCCAGGTTGCGGCACACAACCTGAGGCTCCAGAACGTGCCGGTCAGCTTCCGCCGAAGGAACGGGAGTTCCCGTCTCATCCCGACCCTCTGGACGTACTTCCGGAACGCGTCCGCGGCCCTCTTTCGGGGATACGCCGCGTATCGCCCCTTGCGGCTGTTCGGGACCGTGAGCCTATTTTTCCTCGCCCTCGCCGTCCCCCTCGGCGCTTGGCTCTTCCTGTTCGGGCCGAGCCCGAACCGCCCGGACACCGCCTCGCTGTTCGGCGAAGCCGCGCTGATCGCGCTGCTCGTGCTCAGCGCCCAGGCCGCCCTGACGGGCGTGCTGGCGGAGTCCCACCGGACGGATCGCAGGACCCAGGCACAGATCCTGTATCGACTGCGGAAGGCCGTCCTCGACCGGGAGGCAAACCGACCCGTCGCCTGGACCCTTGCCGGCGACCCTACGGTTCGTGCGGGCCCTTCTCCGACGGACCCCGGTCTCGAACGGCCGTGA
- a CDS encoding GDP-mannose 4,6-dehydratase: MPLKEDRSRLGFAGYRGRRVMVTGGAGFVGSSLVRELLEAGANVTVYDNFLHGSRANIDELTGRITVVPGDVLDEWKLLDAATDANVEYLFHCVGDTYVPTAYDVPKRFFRINVEGTMNVLLLAKRTKMKRVLYVSSTEVYGEAQAPRIDEDHPLHPLNTYAVSKLAADRLCFSLHLEHGIPVVIARIFNAYGPRETEPYVVPEIIAQLDRSDVVRLGNVRAKRDFTYVDDTARGLMALMASDAPNGSAVNVGSGIAYSVEEVARIVGRLMDKRDAKIVVDKKRLRRYDINVFCCDNARLRKLTGWEPRVGFEEGLRLTIEWFRAHGRRWVWEDFVDETVMYR; the protein is encoded by the coding sequence TTGCCGCTGAAGGAGGACCGGTCGCGCTTGGGCTTCGCGGGGTATCGGGGCCGCCGCGTCATGGTCACGGGCGGAGCGGGGTTCGTCGGCTCCTCCCTCGTCCGAGAGCTCCTCGAAGCGGGCGCGAACGTCACGGTCTACGACAACTTCCTCCACGGCAGCCGCGCGAACATCGATGAGCTGACCGGCCGGATCACGGTCGTCCCCGGCGACGTCCTCGATGAATGGAAGCTCTTGGATGCCGCGACGGACGCGAACGTCGAGTACCTGTTCCATTGCGTCGGGGACACGTACGTGCCGACGGCGTACGACGTGCCGAAGCGGTTCTTCCGGATCAACGTCGAAGGCACGATGAACGTCCTCCTGCTCGCCAAGCGGACGAAGATGAAGCGCGTGCTGTACGTCTCCTCGACGGAGGTGTACGGCGAGGCCCAGGCGCCGCGGATCGACGAGGACCATCCCCTCCACCCGCTGAACACGTACGCGGTCTCGAAGCTCGCGGCGGACCGCCTCTGTTTCTCGTTGCACCTGGAACACGGCATCCCGGTCGTCATCGCGCGAATCTTCAACGCGTACGGGCCGCGGGAGACGGAGCCCTACGTCGTCCCGGAGATCATCGCCCAGCTCGACCGGTCCGACGTCGTCCGATTGGGGAACGTCCGGGCGAAGCGGGACTTCACGTACGTCGACGACACCGCGCGGGGCCTGATGGCGCTCATGGCCTCCGACGCACCGAACGGGAGCGCCGTCAACGTCGGATCGGGGATCGCGTACTCCGTCGAGGAGGTCGCTCGGATCGTCGGGCGTCTCATGGACAAGAGGGACGCCAAGATCGTCGTCGACAAGAAGCGCCTCCGCCGGTACGATATCAACGTGTTTTGCTGCGACAACGCCCGGCTGCGGAAGCTCACGGGGTGGGAGCCCCGGGTCGGGTTCGAAGAGGGCCTCCGCCTCACGATCGAGTGGTTCCGGGCGCACGGACGGCGGTGGGTCTGGGAAGACTTCGTGGACGAGACGGTGATGTACCGATGA
- a CDS encoding DegT/DnrJ/EryC1/StrS family aminotransferase encodes MSAPSVGPEELKLVTEAIESGWISSRGPFLTEFESAFARYVRGREGVATTSGTTALHLAFAALRIKPGDEVIVPDFTIVACANAVLYGGATPVFADVDPITWTLDPADVERKITRRTKAIMPVHLYGHPADMDPLRRLARERGLAVVEDAAEAHGALYRGTPVGSIGTAGCFSFYSNKILTTGEGGMVVTRSKALADRARRLRDLAFAHPNRDYQHAEVAYNYRMTNVQAAIGLAQLRRIDAFVEHRRACARIYADRLDGIDGLTLPAEASWARNVYWMYTVLVPGGAARRARIARRLAASGVESRVSFWPLHRQPFLRAGRGARGRFPVTDDLARRGLSLPSGNGITEAMAATAAEAMRQALRDGGR; translated from the coding sequence ATGTCCGCGCCTTCGGTAGGTCCCGAGGAACTCAAACTCGTAACGGAAGCGATCGAGAGCGGGTGGATCTCCTCCCGAGGGCCCTTCCTGACGGAGTTCGAGAGCGCCTTCGCCCGATACGTCCGGGGGCGCGAGGGGGTCGCGACGACGAGCGGCACGACGGCGCTGCATCTCGCCTTCGCGGCCCTCCGGATCAAGCCGGGGGACGAGGTCATCGTCCCGGACTTCACGATCGTCGCCTGCGCGAACGCGGTCCTGTACGGCGGCGCGACCCCCGTCTTCGCGGACGTCGACCCGATCACATGGACCCTCGACCCGGCGGACGTCGAGCGGAAGATCACGCGTCGCACGAAGGCCATCATGCCCGTGCACCTGTACGGCCACCCCGCGGACATGGACCCGCTCCGGCGGCTCGCGCGGGAGCGAGGGCTCGCGGTCGTCGAGGACGCGGCGGAGGCCCACGGGGCGCTGTACCGCGGGACGCCGGTCGGGAGCATCGGCACGGCGGGCTGCTTCAGCTTCTATTCGAACAAGATCCTGACGACCGGGGAAGGCGGGATGGTCGTTACCCGGTCGAAGGCGCTGGCGGATCGCGCCCGCCGGCTCCGGGACCTCGCCTTTGCCCATCCGAACCGGGACTATCAACACGCCGAAGTCGCGTACAACTACCGCATGACGAACGTCCAGGCGGCTATCGGGCTCGCGCAGCTCCGCCGGATCGACGCCTTCGTCGAGCACCGCCGGGCGTGCGCACGCATCTACGCGGATCGCCTGGACGGCATCGACGGGCTGACGCTCCCCGCGGAGGCCTCGTGGGCGCGGAACGTCTACTGGATGTACACCGTCCTCGTCCCGGGCGGGGCGGCCCGGAGGGCGCGGATCGCCCGCCGCCTCGCGGCGTCCGGGGTCGAGTCGCGCGTGAGCTTCTGGCCGCTCCACCGGCAGCCGTTCCTCCGGGCGGGACGGGGCGCCCGCGGCCGCTTCCCGGTCACGGACGACCTCGCCCGGCGGGGCCTGAGCCTGCCCTCGGGGAACGGGATCACGGAGGCGATGGCCGCCACCGCCGCCGAGGCGATGCGGCAGGCCCTGCGGGATGGGGGCCGATGA
- a CDS encoding methyltransferase domain-containing protein: MTVAGALERVRRIGADRFVASTGVVLVATLSSGGLAYAFQVLVGRSLGPESFGEFAALAGLLAFLLYLTSAVATIEARLVREVASSPSQVGFLLNAFYRRMAIVGAVSAAVTLLLSGYVAELLHLRSVALVWLLSVGVLGSFLLAVGQGGLQGLEKFRLLSATFLLNSGLRLAVGVGLVLLGHTIWGAVGAIVLGILCASIFGAFHLRAYLAARERTALPVRSPDLFARAAILATLFSSIPTNVDAMAVQHALPGLEAGIFSATAVLGRITYFVPSAVVLVFFPMAVSQSARPVPPSALVLKALTIAISASGTIALVLIAFAHPVVVLFFGESYMEATAILPLYLSSMIAFSASMVLMYYHLANRNAGPIYAATAAVCAGLVPLWALPVSLTQAVQILLLSHVASLAVLSATTVAWVVGHGPRRAATVRGPGGARIGRPQAPVPPEEYTGEYFRMHSERYDRKDMWARNRIEDIVESVVPQPGERILDVGCGIGIATMECARRGGILFAVDYAVPGLRLLKERVDHDGGALRVYPIRGLVDRLPMKAASVEKIVLADVAEHIFMDEFEQFIRESRRILRPGGQLFVYTPNAESLYFRIPERIRDLIKIYSAWLSVTRADGSVRSRITLARRLIEHDSKYERLHVEYKMPGAICDALTDGGFVIRDIRFSRPRVNRFAQRSRLERKVSKHVVVTAVRDRGPSEKGPHEP; encoded by the coding sequence ATGACCGTCGCTGGGGCGCTCGAACGGGTCCGTCGAATCGGGGCGGATCGGTTCGTGGCCTCGACCGGGGTCGTCTTGGTTGCAACGCTCTCTTCCGGCGGCCTCGCATATGCGTTCCAGGTCCTCGTCGGAAGGTCCCTCGGACCGGAATCGTTCGGAGAGTTCGCTGCGCTCGCCGGCCTCCTCGCGTTTCTTCTATACCTCACGAGCGCCGTCGCTACCATCGAGGCTCGACTCGTTCGTGAAGTGGCTTCGTCCCCGTCGCAGGTCGGCTTTCTGCTCAACGCCTTCTATCGCAGGATGGCGATCGTAGGGGCCGTCTCCGCTGCGGTCACTCTCTTGCTCTCCGGTTACGTCGCCGAGCTCCTCCACTTGCGCAGCGTGGCTCTCGTTTGGCTCCTCTCGGTCGGGGTCCTGGGCTCGTTCCTCCTCGCCGTTGGACAGGGTGGCCTCCAAGGCTTGGAGAAATTCCGCCTGCTCTCCGCGACTTTCCTCCTAAATTCCGGGCTCCGGCTGGCGGTGGGTGTGGGGTTGGTCCTGCTGGGTCACACGATCTGGGGGGCGGTGGGCGCGATCGTCCTCGGGATCTTGTGCGCGTCCATCTTCGGGGCGTTCCATCTGAGGGCATATCTGGCCGCGCGGGAGCGGACCGCGCTCCCGGTTCGATCCCCGGATCTTTTCGCGCGGGCCGCAATTCTCGCAACCCTGTTCTCCAGCATTCCAACGAACGTGGACGCGATGGCGGTGCAACACGCATTGCCCGGGTTGGAGGCCGGCATCTTCTCGGCGACCGCGGTCCTCGGGCGGATCACGTATTTCGTCCCCTCGGCGGTCGTCCTGGTGTTCTTTCCGATGGCGGTCTCGCAATCGGCCCGACCGGTTCCACCCTCGGCTCTCGTTCTGAAAGCCCTGACCATCGCAATCTCGGCCTCGGGGACGATCGCCCTGGTCCTGATCGCCTTCGCGCACCCCGTGGTCGTGCTTTTCTTCGGTGAATCCTACATGGAGGCCACCGCGATCCTCCCGCTCTACTTGTCGTCGATGATTGCGTTCTCCGCATCCATGGTCCTCATGTACTACCATCTCGCCAACCGCAATGCGGGGCCGATCTATGCCGCGACGGCCGCCGTCTGCGCCGGTCTCGTCCCGTTGTGGGCATTGCCGGTCTCCCTGACCCAGGCCGTGCAGATCCTCTTGCTCTCCCATGTCGCGTCGCTCGCCGTGCTCTCCGCGACCACCGTGGCATGGGTCGTCGGGCACGGTCCGAGACGAGCCGCGACGGTCCGCGGGCCTGGGGGAGCGCGGATCGGGAGGCCGCAGGCACCCGTCCCTCCCGAGGAGTATACCGGCGAGTATTTCCGGATGCATTCGGAACGATATGACCGAAAGGACATGTGGGCGAGGAACCGGATCGAGGACATCGTGGAGTCCGTGGTCCCGCAGCCCGGCGAGCGAATCTTGGACGTCGGCTGCGGCATCGGGATTGCCACGATGGAGTGCGCCCGTCGAGGGGGCATCCTCTTCGCGGTCGACTATGCGGTCCCCGGGCTCCGGCTGCTGAAAGAACGTGTGGACCACGACGGCGGGGCCTTGCGGGTGTACCCCATCCGAGGACTCGTCGACCGCCTTCCGATGAAAGCCGCCAGCGTCGAGAAGATCGTGCTCGCGGATGTCGCCGAGCACATCTTCATGGACGAATTCGAGCAATTTATACGGGAAAGCCGGCGGATCCTGCGACCCGGTGGCCAGCTTTTCGTCTACACACCGAACGCCGAGAGCCTGTACTTCCGCATCCCGGAGAGAATCCGGGACCTGATCAAGATCTACTCGGCGTGGCTCTCGGTAACCCGAGCGGACGGAAGCGTCCGGTCGAGGATTACGCTCGCCCGGCGTCTGATCGAACACGACTCGAAGTACGAGCGGCTTCACGTCGAGTACAAGATGCCGGGTGCCATCTGCGATGCGTTGACCGACGGCGGCTTTGTCATTCGCGATATCCGGTTCTCACGTCCGCGGGTGAACCGCTTTGCGCAGCGATCTCGCCTCGAGCGGAAAGTGTCCAAGCACGTCGTCGTCACGGCCGTTCGAGACCGGGGTCCGTCGGAGAAGGGCCCGCACGAACCGTAG